A stretch of the Filimonas lacunae genome encodes the following:
- a CDS encoding helicase HerA-like domain-containing protein, with protein sequence MSAQFIQDVQQGYSFKGEQAPLGCAILNGEPIADAAVHLPLKTMNRHGLIAGATGTGKTKTLQMISEILSDASVPVLLMDIKGDLSGIAAAGTMNGKIQERYDKMKLTWQPAAYPVELLSLSTEKGTRLRATVSEFGPILLSKILALNDTQGGLVALIFKYCDDNKLPLLDLKDFIKVLQYIGNEGKAEVEKLYGKISTTSTGTILRKVIELQQQGAEIFFGEPSFDVNDLMRISDDGRGVVNILRVTDMQNRPKLFSTFMLQLLAELYSSSPEEGDLDKPKLVLFIDEAHLLFQEATPALLEQMETVIKLIRSKGIGIFFCTQNPQDIPASILGQLGLKIQHALRAFTAADRKTIKQAAENFPITSYYQTDELLTKMGIGEALVTLLNEKGIPTPLVHTMLCSPKSRMDVLSEQEIDSLVSKSKLASHYNKEVDSNSAYEILTAKLEQAAQQQEEEADEKKTTRKEKKEESFFDNPIVKQAGRTAAAIITRSLLGVLGLGGTTKKRR encoded by the coding sequence ATGAGCGCGCAGTTTATACAGGATGTACAGCAGGGATATAGTTTTAAAGGCGAGCAGGCACCACTGGGCTGTGCCATTTTAAACGGCGAACCCATAGCCGATGCGGCCGTTCATTTACCCCTGAAAACCATGAACCGCCACGGCCTCATTGCAGGCGCCACGGGCACGGGTAAAACCAAAACCCTGCAAATGATCAGTGAAATACTGAGCGATGCCAGTGTGCCGGTTTTGTTAATGGATATAAAAGGCGATTTGAGTGGTATTGCAGCCGCCGGCACCATGAACGGAAAAATACAGGAGCGGTACGACAAAATGAAACTGACCTGGCAACCTGCTGCCTACCCGGTAGAGTTATTGTCGCTTAGCACGGAAAAAGGTACCCGTTTACGTGCTACGGTAAGTGAATTTGGCCCGATACTGTTAAGCAAAATACTGGCATTGAACGATACGCAGGGTGGACTGGTAGCCCTGATTTTTAAATATTGCGACGACAACAAATTACCGCTGCTGGACCTGAAAGACTTTATAAAAGTATTACAGTACATAGGAAATGAGGGCAAGGCTGAGGTAGAAAAACTATACGGTAAAATTTCCACTACCAGCACGGGTACCATACTGCGCAAGGTGATTGAACTACAGCAACAAGGCGCTGAAATATTTTTTGGTGAGCCCAGTTTTGATGTAAACGACCTGATGCGCATTAGTGATGATGGCCGTGGCGTTGTAAACATATTGCGCGTAACGGATATGCAAAACAGGCCAAAGCTGTTTTCTACCTTTATGCTGCAATTGCTGGCCGAGCTATACTCCAGCAGTCCCGAAGAAGGCGATTTAGACAAACCTAAGCTGGTGCTGTTTATTGATGAAGCGCATTTACTATTCCAGGAAGCCACCCCGGCCTTATTGGAACAAATGGAAACCGTTATTAAACTCATACGCTCTAAAGGAATTGGCATTTTCTTCTGTACACAAAACCCACAGGACATTCCGGCTTCTATTTTAGGGCAGCTGGGTTTAAAAATACAACACGCGCTACGTGCCTTTACCGCTGCCGACCGTAAAACCATTAAGCAGGCGGCTGAAAACTTTCCCATCACCAGCTATTATCAAACAGATGAGCTACTTACAAAAATGGGGATAGGGGAAGCGTTGGTTACCCTTTTAAATGAAAAAGGTATTCCCACTCCGCTTGTACATACCATGTTATGCAGCCCTAAAAGCCGTATGGATGTGTTAAGTGAGCAGGAAATTGACAGCCTGGTAAGTAAAAGCAAGCTGGCCAGCCATTATAACAAAGAGGTAGATAGCAACAGCGCTTACGAAATACTTACTGCCAAACTGGAACAGGCTGCGCAGCAACAGGAAGAAGAAGCCGATGAAAAGAAAACTACCCGGAAAGAGAAAAAAGAAGAAAGCTTTTTTGATAACCCGATAGTTAAGCAGGCTGGCCGTACTGCCGCTGCTATTATTACACGCTCGTTATTAGGTGTGCTGGGGCTGGGCGGTACCACTAAAAAAAGAAGATAA
- a CDS encoding M16 family metallopeptidase: protein MRSKFLGAVIVMVATSTIAVAQKVQFTEYDLANGLHVILHQDKSAPVVAVSVMYHVGSKNEDTARTGFAHFFEHLLFEGTDNIKRGEFDKIVSSNGGQANANTTQDRTYYYELFPSNQLELGLWLESERMFHPVINEIGVKTQNEVVKEEKRQRLDNQPYGKFADEMFKRLFAQHPYHWQPIGSMDHLDAAKLGEFKAFFKKYYVPNNAVLSIAGDIDIEKTKALVKAYFEEIPKGAPVVQPAIVERPLAHEIIDSVYDANIQIPAIIAAYRIPGSKTRESKVMEMISTILSGGGSSRLYKKMVDDKKNALQVAAFNYALEDYGAYITLALPNNNASLDSLLADIDEEVAVLQKDLISEADYQKIQNQFENNYVSANSKMLGVAENLADGYTYSKNTNRINEELDEIRSITREEIREAARKYLQKNQRVVLYYLPGK from the coding sequence ATGCGAAGTAAGTTTTTGGGCGCTGTAATAGTAATGGTGGCTACCAGTACTATTGCTGTTGCACAAAAGGTTCAGTTTACCGAGTATGACCTGGCTAACGGGCTTCATGTCATCCTCCACCAGGATAAGTCGGCACCGGTTGTGGCCGTTTCTGTTATGTATCATGTAGGTTCTAAAAATGAAGACACTGCCCGTACAGGCTTTGCGCACTTTTTTGAGCATTTACTGTTTGAAGGAACTGATAATATAAAAAGAGGGGAATTTGACAAAATTGTATCCAGCAATGGTGGTCAGGCCAATGCCAACACTACACAGGATCGTACCTATTATTACGAATTATTCCCCAGCAACCAGCTGGAACTGGGTTTGTGGCTGGAAAGTGAGCGTATGTTTCACCCTGTTATCAATGAAATTGGTGTGAAAACACAGAATGAAGTGGTAAAGGAAGAGAAAAGGCAGCGTTTGGATAACCAGCCTTATGGCAAGTTTGCAGATGAAATGTTTAAACGTCTTTTTGCACAACATCCTTACCACTGGCAGCCTATTGGCAGTATGGACCACCTGGATGCTGCTAAGCTGGGCGAGTTTAAAGCGTTCTTCAAAAAATATTATGTGCCTAACAATGCAGTATTGAGCATTGCCGGTGACATTGATATTGAAAAAACAAAAGCGCTGGTAAAAGCCTATTTCGAAGAAATTCCTAAAGGTGCTCCAGTTGTGCAGCCTGCTATTGTTGAAAGGCCTTTAGCGCATGAAATCATCGACAGTGTATATGATGCCAACATTCAAATTCCGGCTATCATTGCTGCGTACCGCATACCGGGAAGCAAAACGCGCGAATCGAAAGTAATGGAAATGATCTCTACTATTTTATCTGGTGGAGGAAGCTCACGCCTGTATAAGAAAATGGTGGATGACAAAAAGAATGCTTTACAGGTGGCTGCGTTTAACTATGCCCTGGAAGATTACGGTGCTTATATTACCCTGGCTTTGCCTAATAACAATGCTTCTCTGGATTCTTTACTGGCTGATATTGATGAAGAAGTGGCTGTTTTGCAAAAAGACCTGATCAGTGAAGCGGACTACCAGAAAATTCAAAACCAGTTTGAGAACAACTATGTAAGTGCCAACAGCAAAATGCTGGGTGTGGCTGAAAACCTGGCAGATGGTTATACTTACAGCAAAAACACCAATCGCATTAACGAAGAGCTGGACGAAATACGTTCTATTACACGCGAAGAAATAAGGGAAGCTGCCAGAAAGTACCTGCAAAAGAACCAACGCGTGGTATTGTATTATCTGCCCGGTAAGTAA
- a CDS encoding insulinase family protein, with protein sequence MKRIYFIIAGALLLTNIQAQTKIDRTKRPKAGPAPVITIGDPVTYQLANGITVLVVENHKLPKVAATYSIDAGPITEGAKAGVLSLMGGMLNEGTKQRNKAEFDEAVDQMGAEVELSASGGSASSLTRYFEKAFSLMAEGIQQPAFPQESFEKLKSQAITGLKSSERSVKEIAGRVAPALLYGVNHPSGEFETEATVSNLTLDDVKAAYQQYVTPSRGFLIFTGDIKPEQAKQLAEEAFGSWKGATLTLPKLVAVKNPAATEVDLVDVPNAVQSEIRVANLIELPLSNPDYFAVLLANQILGGGSDSYLFKNLREKHAFTYGAYSSVNAGRYQTSFSASASVRNEKTDSAVLEFLNEIKRIRTTKVDPEELKRAKALYNGSFALGMENTARIATYATNIILNNLPKDFYRTYLQKINAVTVEDIQRVAVKYFGTPSSRVIVVGKAAQVEAGLKKLGYTVRLYDKYAQPVTAKANSAEATFDAKKVVNDYLNTVGGVDELKKLKSMSQKMSLTMQGMTLVLETKSLAPNKSAVLVSMQGNVVDKQVFDGNNGYHEQMGQKQPMDKEDLADKKAHVYLVEQLDYLDNAAFKITAKGVESIAGKDAYKIEITTPAGKVQTEYYDVASKLLVKAENSAVMQGVTMNETVEVSNYKKVGAIMIPYKVVRTVEAGGQQQVMELAVTEVKVNEGVTEADFK encoded by the coding sequence ATGAAAAGAATATATTTTATCATAGCGGGTGCCTTACTGTTAACCAACATTCAGGCACAAACAAAAATAGACAGGACTAAACGTCCTAAGGCAGGTCCGGCCCCTGTTATTACCATTGGCGATCCTGTTACCTATCAACTGGCTAACGGTATTACCGTGCTGGTGGTAGAAAACCATAAACTGCCCAAAGTGGCAGCTACTTACTCCATAGATGCGGGGCCTATTACAGAGGGAGCCAAAGCGGGTGTGCTTAGCCTGATGGGTGGTATGCTGAATGAAGGCACCAAACAAAGAAACAAGGCGGAATTTGATGAAGCGGTTGACCAGATGGGCGCAGAGGTAGAATTAAGTGCCAGCGGTGGTAGTGCATCTTCTTTAACCCGTTATTTTGAGAAGGCATTTAGCTTAATGGCCGAAGGCATTCAGCAGCCTGCTTTTCCACAGGAGTCTTTTGAAAAGCTGAAATCACAGGCTATTACCGGACTGAAAAGTTCTGAAAGAAGTGTAAAGGAAATTGCGGGTCGCGTAGCTCCTGCTTTATTGTATGGCGTTAACCACCCAAGCGGGGAATTTGAAACAGAAGCTACGGTAAGTAATCTTACCCTGGATGATGTAAAGGCTGCTTATCAGCAATATGTTACTCCTTCCCGTGGTTTTTTAATTTTTACCGGTGACATTAAGCCTGAACAGGCAAAACAATTGGCTGAAGAAGCATTCGGTAGCTGGAAAGGCGCTACACTTACTTTACCTAAGCTGGTTGCTGTAAAAAATCCGGCTGCTACAGAAGTAGACCTGGTAGATGTGCCCAATGCAGTACAATCAGAAATAAGAGTAGCCAACCTCATTGAATTGCCATTAAGCAACCCCGATTATTTTGCGGTATTACTGGCCAACCAGATTCTGGGTGGTGGCAGCGATAGCTATTTGTTTAAAAATCTGCGTGAAAAGCATGCCTTTACCTATGGCGCTTATTCCAGTGTAAATGCAGGCCGCTATCAAACTTCCTTTTCAGCTTCTGCCTCTGTTCGGAATGAAAAAACAGACAGTGCCGTGCTGGAGTTCTTAAACGAGATCAAGCGTATACGTACTACCAAAGTAGACCCGGAAGAATTGAAAAGAGCCAAGGCTTTATACAATGGCAGCTTTGCTTTAGGTATGGAGAATACAGCGCGTATTGCTACGTATGCTACCAACATTATACTGAATAACCTGCCTAAAGATTTCTACAGAACTTATCTGCAAAAGATAAATGCAGTTACAGTAGAAGATATTCAGCGTGTAGCGGTTAAATACTTTGGCACCCCCAGCAGCAGGGTTATTGTAGTGGGTAAGGCAGCACAGGTAGAAGCTGGTTTAAAGAAACTGGGTTACACGGTTCGTTTATACGATAAGTATGCACAACCGGTAACTGCAAAAGCCAATAGTGCGGAAGCTACATTTGATGCCAAAAAAGTAGTGAATGATTACCTCAACACAGTGGGTGGTGTGGATGAGCTGAAAAAGCTGAAATCTATGTCGCAGAAAATGTCATTGACTATGCAGGGGATGACATTGGTGCTGGAAACCAAAAGCCTGGCGCCTAACAAAAGCGCTGTATTGGTAAGCATGCAGGGAAATGTAGTGGATAAGCAGGTGTTTGATGGCAATAATGGCTATCATGAACAAATGGGCCAAAAACAGCCTATGGATAAGGAAGACCTCGCAGATAAAAAAGCACACGTTTACCTGGTTGAACAGCTTGATTACCTGGACAATGCTGCTTTTAAAATCACTGCCAAAGGTGTAGAAAGCATTGCCGGTAAAGACGCCTATAAAATTGAAATAACTACTCCTGCCGGTAAAGTGCAAACCGAGTATTATGATGTTGCATCCAAGCTGCTGGTAAAGGCTGAGAATTCGGCTGTTATGCAGGGAGTTACTATGAATGAAACGGTAGAAGTAAGCAATTACAAAAAGGTAGGGGCTATTATGATTCCTTATAAAGTTGTGCGTACTGTGGAAGCAGGTGGACAGCAACAAGTAATGGAGTTAGCTGTTACAGAAGTGAAGGTGAATGAAGGAGTAACAGAAGCCGACTTCAAATAA
- a CDS encoding MBOAT family O-acyltransferase: MSAYFNPMLFNSFQFLYFFVVVTAIYFILPHKNRWFLLLASSCYFYMAFVPVYILILGATIVVDYFAGIYIEQSQGKRRKAFLIASLVANIGTLAIFKYYNFINDNLTLLLHGVHINNPIPYLTILLPIGLSFHTFQAMSYTIEVYRGNQPAERNFGIYSLYVMFYPQLVAGPIERPQNLLYQFKTKHEFDYQRIVDGLKLMAWGVFKKVVIADRLAMVVNNVYDHPHEYHGLSLVIATVFFSFQIFCDFSGYTDIALGSAKVMGFTLMKNFNRPYHAKSINDFWSRWHISLSTWFKDYLYIPLGGNRVSVPRWYLNLFIVFLISGLWHGASWTYIIWGGLNGFYLVFALVTRKWRNKMVDASGIRKWPVVYSILQVITTFVLVATAWVFFRAHTLADAVYIIESGYTETGADVVNLLRSVPIHNFLYLRDIAAGGLVILLLEMAHLVQRKTSVIGFLNTRPKYIRWSAYYVFVFLLLLGSVSSDGQFIYFQF; this comes from the coding sequence TTGAGCGCATATTTCAACCCTATGCTGTTTAATTCGTTCCAGTTTCTCTACTTTTTCGTAGTAGTAACAGCCATTTACTTCATTTTACCTCATAAAAACCGCTGGTTTTTATTACTGGCGAGCAGTTGCTATTTCTATATGGCCTTTGTGCCGGTTTACATTTTAATATTAGGGGCAACGATTGTGGTGGATTATTTTGCCGGCATCTATATTGAACAGTCGCAGGGGAAAAGAAGAAAAGCTTTTTTGATAGCCAGCCTGGTGGCAAATATCGGAACACTTGCCATATTCAAATACTACAACTTTATTAACGATAACCTTACATTGCTTTTACACGGTGTTCATATAAATAACCCTATTCCCTATCTGACCATTCTGTTGCCTATCGGTTTATCATTTCACACATTTCAGGCAATGAGTTACACTATAGAAGTGTATAGAGGTAACCAGCCTGCAGAACGCAACTTTGGTATTTACAGCCTGTATGTAATGTTTTATCCTCAATTGGTAGCCGGGCCTATTGAAAGGCCGCAAAATCTTTTGTACCAGTTTAAAACAAAGCATGAATTTGATTACCAGCGGATAGTGGATGGATTGAAATTAATGGCCTGGGGGGTATTTAAAAAGGTTGTGATAGCCGATCGGCTGGCTATGGTAGTGAATAATGTATATGATCACCCGCATGAGTATCATGGTCTTAGTCTGGTAATAGCGACTGTGTTTTTCTCATTCCAGATTTTTTGTGATTTTTCAGGTTATACAGACATCGCATTGGGATCGGCCAAAGTGATGGGCTTTACCCTGATGAAAAACTTTAACCGCCCTTATCACGCTAAAAGCATTAATGACTTCTGGAGCAGATGGCATATTTCTTTATCTACCTGGTTTAAAGATTACCTCTATATTCCTTTAGGGGGTAACCGGGTAAGTGTGCCCCGTTGGTATCTGAACCTGTTTATTGTATTCCTGATAAGTGGTTTATGGCATGGTGCCAGCTGGACCTACATCATATGGGGGGGATTGAATGGATTTTACCTGGTTTTTGCACTGGTTACCAGGAAATGGCGTAATAAAATGGTGGATGCATCCGGTATCAGAAAATGGCCGGTGGTGTATAGCATCCTCCAGGTGATTACCACTTTTGTGTTGGTGGCTACTGCCTGGGTGTTTTTCAGGGCGCATACCCTGGCAGATGCTGTATACATTATTGAAAGCGGTTACACCGAAACAGGGGCAGATGTGGTAAACCTGTTGCGTAGTGTGCCTATACATAATTTTCTGTATTTAAGAGATATTGCCGCCGGAGGGTTGGTGATTCTATTATTGGAAATGGCGCATTTAGTACAACGCAAAACCAGTGTGATTGGTTTTTTAAATACTCGTCCCAAATACATCAGATGGAGCGCGTATTATGTGTTTGTTTTTTTGTTGTTACTAGGTAGTGTATCCAGCGACGGTCAGTTTATCTATTTTCAATTTTAG
- a CDS encoding D-alanyl-lipoteichoic acid biosynthesis protein DltD produces MSKKYWAFGCSVLAMLIPVAALYIAIMYKGYPPLLTNSVSFDAKVEYAQQRNIRQANVMALGSSMTLNNISSRVMVDSLDTSYFNFSCWGLQMADTRLMAVNYVPKYKPRYVLICSSLPDFSKPENTATYKNYFSTDDYWREHWSGIFYFKNYNSLWEIIARKMGREEQARNGNIYNSLSFDDGGGVLLDVPKDRISESRWNEQFTFPNNYTNNQYQELALLSNYLKKNQVKLVFVQAPIKESFILNSSSQDELNRHFNRCRNIVEQNGGVYMNYHDPALYTNDLFVDQFHLSETGATMFTRQITHQLKNNLLTAL; encoded by the coding sequence ATGAGTAAGAAATATTGGGCATTTGGTTGCAGCGTTTTGGCAATGCTTATTCCGGTGGCTGCCTTATACATAGCTATTATGTATAAGGGGTATCCTCCCTTGCTTACAAATTCGGTAAGTTTTGATGCCAAAGTAGAATATGCACAGCAGCGAAACATTCGCCAGGCTAATGTAATGGCACTGGGGTCTTCTATGACGTTGAATAATATCAGCTCACGGGTGATGGTAGATAGTTTGGATACTTCTTACTTTAATTTCTCTTGCTGGGGCTTGCAAATGGCCGACACCCGCCTGATGGCTGTTAACTATGTGCCTAAATATAAGCCCAGGTATGTACTCATTTGTTCGTCGCTGCCCGATTTCAGCAAACCAGAAAATACAGCTACTTATAAAAACTATTTCAGTACCGACGACTATTGGCGGGAACATTGGAGTGGCATTTTCTACTTTAAAAACTATAACTCCTTATGGGAGATTATTGCGCGTAAAATGGGCAGGGAAGAGCAGGCCAGGAATGGGAACATCTATAACAGCCTGAGCTTTGACGATGGTGGTGGTGTGTTATTGGATGTGCCTAAAGACCGTATTTCTGAATCGCGCTGGAACGAACAGTTTACTTTCCCTAACAACTATACCAACAATCAGTACCAGGAGTTGGCATTATTAAGCAATTATCTGAAAAAGAACCAGGTGAAGCTGGTTTTTGTGCAGGCGCCTATTAAAGAATCTTTTATACTCAACTCTTCCTCTCAGGATGAGTTGAACAGGCACTTTAACAGGTGCAGGAATATAGTAGAGCAGAATGGAGGAGTATATATGAACTATCATGATCCGGCATTGTACACCAATGATTTGTTTGTAGATCAGTTTCACTTGTCTGAAACCGGTGCTACTATGTTTACCCGGCAGATAACCCATCAATTAAAAAACAACTTGCTTACGGCATTGTAA
- a CDS encoding glycosyltransferase family 2 protein, translating to MHPADSYIILLNYNAWQDTIECMESLLKQEYKGVYHIVVVDNHSTNDSREQLLHWGNSAAPLHGIDYSHLSYEEGQFIHVNVKPHATVSFIWSDHNGGFAYGNNIGIRYSYLNSAKHFIWLLNNDTIAMPNTLQELVNFYIAKNKTQKTGLVGCLQRYYHNPELVQTMYGKFNPWLGLPREHGAGQPVSTVEEMTDMEIDYLSGACLLTHTDVLTEVGLLCEDYFLFYEELDFAQRLQKAGFALAWCPTTSILHKHGVSINGLTKGSATPFADFHHFRSEFIFAKKHYRSKLPVYLFVTGLQLTNRLIKGRLKNISYLLKGVEAGLNHKEGQHRQPSKK from the coding sequence ATGCATCCCGCAGATAGTTATATTATACTGTTAAACTATAACGCCTGGCAAGACACTATTGAGTGTATGGAATCGTTATTAAAACAGGAATATAAAGGCGTATATCATATTGTGGTAGTGGACAACCATTCCACCAACGATTCCCGGGAACAGCTATTGCACTGGGGCAATTCAGCCGCCCCTTTACATGGTATAGATTACAGCCATCTCTCTTATGAAGAAGGACAGTTTATTCATGTAAATGTGAAACCACATGCTACCGTAAGTTTTATCTGGAGCGATCATAATGGAGGGTTTGCCTATGGCAACAACATAGGCATACGGTATAGCTATCTTAACTCTGCCAAACATTTTATATGGTTGCTGAATAACGACACCATTGCCATGCCCAATACGTTACAGGAGCTGGTGAACTTTTACATTGCCAAAAACAAAACACAAAAAACAGGTTTAGTAGGTTGCCTGCAACGGTATTATCATAACCCTGAGCTGGTACAAACCATGTATGGAAAATTCAATCCCTGGCTGGGCCTGCCACGTGAACATGGGGCCGGGCAACCTGTTAGCACGGTAGAAGAAATGACCGACATGGAAATTGATTACCTGTCTGGTGCCTGCCTGCTCACCCATACCGACGTATTAACAGAGGTGGGATTACTATGTGAAGATTACTTTTTGTTTTATGAAGAGCTGGACTTTGCCCAAAGACTGCAGAAGGCCGGGTTTGCTTTAGCCTGGTGCCCCACCACCAGTATTTTGCACAAACATGGGGTAAGCATCAATGGCCTTACCAAAGGCAGCGCCACCCCTTTTGCCGACTTCCATCACTTTAGAAGTGAATTCATTTTTGCAAAAAAGCATTACCGCTCCAAATTACCGGTTTATCTTTTTGTGACGGGTTTACAACTTACCAACCGCCTTATTAAAGGCCGGCTTAAAAACATTTCCTACTTATTAAAAGGCGTAGAAGCCGGCTTAAACCATAAAGAAGGGCAACATCGCCAGCCATCTAAAAAATAG
- a CDS encoding UDP-galactopyranose mutase, giving the protein MKPLIVTDKTIVYVPCPASHATGGTEVLHQFAHKLNQQGVTARLFYYRIKKGVDPIHPRFKKYVQEYATHIEDHEQHILVVPETRTEYLFRFPRIRKAIWWLSVDFFYDTADVDRWSTLMKMTGITKRYNLKKPDRLKIDLHLVQSHYAALHLEKHGITNHAPLSDYLNASFFTNTTAPVTVKENRVLYNPKKGLQFTQQLIQQAPDLNWLPLIDMTPDEVANACRTSKVYIDFGQHPGKDRFPREAAISGCCVITGKKGAAANETDIPISGNYKFADEASSIPHIIQQIQHCYTSYNTAVHDFDAYRSIIKEQEAEFNSQLQKIFTR; this is encoded by the coding sequence GTGAAACCGCTTATAGTCACAGATAAAACCATAGTGTACGTTCCTTGTCCTGCTTCACACGCCACAGGCGGCACAGAAGTACTGCACCAGTTTGCCCATAAACTTAATCAACAGGGAGTTACAGCCCGGTTGTTTTATTACCGCATAAAAAAAGGTGTTGACCCTATACATCCCCGCTTTAAAAAATATGTGCAGGAATATGCTACACATATTGAAGATCACGAGCAGCATATACTGGTGGTACCGGAAACCAGAACAGAATACCTTTTCCGTTTTCCGCGCATACGTAAGGCTATCTGGTGGTTAAGCGTTGATTTTTTTTACGACACAGCAGATGTGGACAGGTGGTCTACCCTGATGAAAATGACTGGCATCACCAAAAGGTATAACCTTAAAAAGCCAGATAGACTAAAGATAGACCTGCACCTGGTACAAAGCCATTATGCCGCATTACACCTGGAAAAACACGGCATTACCAATCACGCCCCACTTTCAGATTACCTGAATGCTTCTTTTTTCACTAACACCACTGCACCAGTGACCGTTAAAGAAAACAGGGTATTATATAATCCTAAAAAAGGGCTGCAGTTTACGCAACAGCTTATTCAACAGGCACCCGACCTTAACTGGCTGCCTTTGATTGATATGACACCCGACGAAGTAGCTAATGCCTGCCGCACCTCTAAAGTATATATCGATTTTGGACAACATCCGGGCAAGGACCGTTTTCCACGCGAAGCAGCTATTTCCGGCTGTTGCGTTATTACCGGTAAAAAGGGGGCAGCTGCTAACGAAACAGATATTCCCATATCGGGTAATTATAAGTTTGCAGATGAAGCCAGCAGTATTCCGCACATCATTCAGCAAATTCAACACTGCTATACTTCTTATAACACCGCCGTTCACGACTTTGATGCCTACCGCAGTATTATTAAGGAACAGGAAGCGGAGTTCAATTCTCAATTACAAAAAATATTTACCAGATAA
- the glf gene encoding UDP-galactopyranose mutase, giving the protein MPDFDYLVVGAGLYGSVFAHEATKHNKKCLVIDRRPHTGGNTWCDEQAGINVHAYGAHIFHTNDKELWDYVNSFVEFNRYTNSPLANYKGELYNLPFNMNTFYQLWKVKTPAEAQQKIQEQIAHLNIEHPANLEEQALSLVGRDVYEKLIKGYTEKQWGRDARELPAFIIKRLPVRFTYDNNYFNDKYQGIPIGGYNKLTEALLQGIEVRLATDYFANRQQLDLLASHIVFTGQLDEFYDFRFGHLEYRSLRFEHELHNTPNYQGNAVVNYTEREVPYTRIIEHKHFEFGQQPKTVITREYSKEWKPGDEPYYPVNDDKNMQLLKQYQQLAHAEEKVIFGGRLAEYRYYDMHQVIASALTKTKKLFSNS; this is encoded by the coding sequence ATGCCTGATTTCGATTACCTGGTGGTAGGTGCCGGCCTGTACGGATCTGTATTTGCACATGAAGCCACCAAACATAACAAAAAGTGCCTGGTAATAGACCGTCGCCCTCATACCGGCGGAAACACCTGGTGCGATGAGCAAGCCGGTATTAATGTGCACGCATACGGCGCACATATTTTTCACACCAACGATAAAGAACTGTGGGATTATGTAAACTCATTTGTGGAGTTTAACCGTTATACCAACTCCCCGCTGGCTAATTACAAGGGCGAGCTATATAACCTTCCCTTTAACATGAATACTTTTTACCAGTTGTGGAAAGTAAAAACGCCTGCCGAAGCACAGCAGAAAATCCAGGAACAGATAGCCCACCTGAATATTGAGCATCCAGCCAACCTGGAAGAGCAGGCTTTATCACTGGTAGGCAGGGACGTGTACGAAAAACTGATTAAAGGTTACACCGAAAAGCAATGGGGACGTGATGCCAGGGAGCTTCCGGCTTTTATTATTAAACGCCTGCCTGTTCGTTTCACTTATGACAACAACTACTTTAACGATAAATACCAGGGTATACCCATTGGAGGATATAACAAACTGACCGAAGCTCTATTACAAGGCATTGAGGTAAGGCTGGCAACCGATTATTTTGCCAACAGGCAGCAACTGGATCTACTGGCCAGCCATATTGTGTTTACTGGTCAGCTGGATGAATTTTACGATTTCCGTTTTGGCCACCTGGAATACCGCAGCCTTCGCTTTGAACACGAGCTTCACAACACGCCCAATTACCAGGGTAATGCAGTGGTGAATTATACCGAACGCGAAGTACCTTATACCCGTATTATAGAGCACAAGCATTTTGAATTTGGTCAGCAGCCGAAAACGGTTATTACACGGGAATATTCAAAAGAATGGAAACCAGGCGATGAACCCTATTACCCGGTAAACGACGATAAGAATATGCAATTGCTGAAGCAATACCAGCAACTGGCCCATGCCGAAGAAAAAGTGATTTTTGGCGGCAGGCTGGCTGAATACCGGTATTATGATATGCACCAGGTAATAGCTTCTGCACTGACAAAAACTAAAAAATTATTCAGTAATTCCTGA